TGTTCAAGTAAAGTCATATGAGAAGATATTAATAGTTAAAAAagttagttttaaaaaaaattcaaaaattaaaaagataTTATTTGTAATGGTTTTGGAGCTAATGGTAACTGGCAGTTGTTACCAAAAGATAAATATCACAATTAAGTTTTAAATTTACACAATTATATGGATTTGAGTTGAAAAATCGATGAAAGTTGTATACTTTTTTGGTGTCAGATATTCTTAAACATTCTAAACATAAAATGAATGCCATATAAATTAAGAAACAACGgagtaacaaatataaaaaaaaaaaaagtttgattGTCAAAAGGAATCTCTAAATCCTAAACAGTCAACACAAGATTATTTTTGCTATATTCCTTTCTTTCTGACCAAGTGATTTGCTGTTTTATCGTGTTTAAGTTGTAATAAAATTACTATCAataataaaatatcaaaaaaatatTCGAGTGACCTAAATAGGTGATGAATTCGAGCCGTGAAATCAATCATTAAGGTAGGTTGTCTGGTGTCACCCTTCCTCAAATACTGCGTGAATCGCTCGATATCTTGAACATTCCTTTTTTAGTGTCCGGTAAATTTGTGATACTTTAATTAATTTACTGAATACCTAAGTGGAGTATACTTTATGAATGCACAAAAAATTTGACGTAGTACTAGCCGCTAAATCAAGGGTCCACATATTCCGTTCTTTTGTTAAACCCAATGGCCAAATTTAGGGGAGTTCACGGTTCGGTTTGGTcgattttttattaaaacaaaaactaaattaatttaatcggtttttaaaatgttaaaactaaaaccaaaccaaattacaTACAAACCATCGGTTTGGTtgttgttggtttggttcgatttggttcggtttttcggtTCCTAGTAAGCTAATGATAAGTCGATAATAATAAAACAACACTAGACAACAATCTGAAAATAATTTGCTAAATTTatgcttttttatatatttatttcggAACTGAAAGTTTATTTACCTGTTTATacgaaaaaatgaataaaaaacaaactaaaaatttACTTTCTCAGGCTTTAGTTATTATAgtcttgcaatttgagtttgctttctttactCTTGTCATAGATTTTTTTTTCTAACTCTTTTATTAGGAAAAAGTATGTGTGTAGGTTAGAGAATTAGATTCtcttaaggaaaagaaaattggtcGATTCCTATTCTTTTGGGCTTAGGCAATCTTTTAAGATATAAGTAGGATaaatcaaaatttaaaataataattaaaatgcaTAAAGTATTTATAATTATTTACGAAAAGATATTATATCATATATCAATAATTAttcatatttttatataattaatcGGTTCAATTTTTTCGGTTTTTTATAatagaaccaaaaccaaaccaaatattatcggtttttaaaatttaaaaccaaaataaatctaaataaaaaaaaatatcgaTTCAATTTTCGATTTGAATTGGTTTTCTGTCAAACCGTGAACAGCCCTACCCAAATTCCACGAAAAACAACAATTTCGCCTATTCATTAATCCAATCGGATAGGAACTTTTGAATCAGTTCCTTAGAATATTCTCCTTGCGATCCCCATCCATAGAATATAAGAAATATCCACCAGCATATTCGCATATCCAACAACACAAACATAATTGACCGTCTCCTTTAATCCAAAACTCGTGACCTACATCCTATTATTATTGCCCCATATTTTTACTGCCTGCGTTTAATAATCTTTAAATACCCCACAAAATCCTATACCAGTCGCTCTCTCATGCATTATTCATGATTGTTTCAGCTTGGCCTATAGAACAATAATTAATCTTGTGTTCTAATTGAAATAACAGATATTCAGATTTCTTGTTTGGTTTCTCTTTTTTTGTCAATCTCAACATAGAGCCATGGCTAGTTTTTATAAGAAATCTAAGGTTCTGTTCCTTTTGGTGGTTATTAGTTTTTTGATTTCTTGTTCTAATGCAACTGGACTTAAGAAATTTGAACACCCAACTAAAGGTAATGGCAATCTTCGATTCTTGGTTATTGGTGACTGGGGACGTAAAGGCGATTATAATCAATCTGCTGTTGCTCTCCAGGTAAATTTCTTTCGAAAATATTTGTACCTTTTTTCTTCTATATGATTTTTATCTATTCTTTTTGGTGTTTTGGATTGATAATTAATAATGTGAATAATTTGGATGCAGATGGGAAGAATAGGAGAGGAACTAGACATAGATTTTGTAGTTTCAACAGGTGACAATTTTTATGATAATGGATTAACAGGGGAAGATGATCCAAATTTTCTAGAATCTTTTACCAATGTTTACACAGCAAAGAGCTTGCAAAAGCAATGGTATTCAGGTGAATTTACAAACAAAAACTACTTACAAAATATAAATGCATTATTTTAATGATTTATAATTCTGAAATATTATTGTTGATTTGCAGTATTAGGTAACCATGATTACAGGGGAGATGCAGTAGCACAACTTAGTCCTTACCTTAGGAAAATTGACAGTAGATGGATTTGTTTGAGATCTTTCTTGATCAATGCAGGTAAAAGAAAAAcactctcatttttcattttttttgaataaaaaatGTTGTTATTGGTTAAACTTTATTTATCGtgattttaatacattaaatcttccttttactttttgcAGAAATTGCTGAAATATTCTTGGTGGATACAACTCCATTCGTGAAAGAGTATTTTGTGGAAACAGAACATACTTACGATTGGCGTAATGTGATGCCTCAAAAAACATATACAGAAAACGTATTAAAAGTATGTTGACATGATTAAAAAAATTACGTACTATTTTAGGGAGataattttatgatttttattgaattgtttaTATATGTTGCAGGATCTCGAGAATGCATTAAGTGAATCAACAGCAAAATGGAAAATAGTAGTGGGACATCATGCCATTAGAAGTGTAGGACATCATGGTGATACTAATGAACTTGTGGACCGTCTTCTGCCTATCCTTAGGGTAAATTGGTTTTTCTTTgtccaatatttgacaatttacatcCCATAATTAATTTAGGAAATTTTCACTAGAATTTAACTTTTTTTTGTTGGGTTATGAACTATCAGGCATATGATGTAGATCTATACATGAATGGGCACGATCATTGCCTTGAACACATCAGTGATAGCGAAAGGTAAAGCTGGAGTTGAGATAAAAatgcatatatttttgtattttctcttattctaatCCATTTTTGGTTTAATTGCAGCCCCATCCAATTTTTGACGAGTGGAGCAGGATCAAAGGCATGGAGGGGAGATGTGAAATCCTTAAACAGAGAAGGAGTGAATTTCTTCTATGATGGACAAGGTTTCATGTCTGTCCAAATAACACCAACTCACGTAGAGATGGagttgtatgatgtttttggcaAAGTTATACATAAATGGAGTAGGCCTAAGCAACTGCTTCACACGGCTATTTAGATTttgcattttatttttttagaaacaaGGAGGATAGATTACAATAGACTAATCGGCTTTTATACATGTGAATGAAGTGAGGATTCGTTCCTACTTGATCGGGATTGAATGATAAAATTTTAGTAGTTGTAAATAGTTGAAGATAGATGCGGAAGAAATTGGCATTTGATTTTTGCAAGCCCTAATTTTCTCctacaataataaaaatagtctatttgattTAGGGTTTATTGCGGCTCAAGAGTGTTTGTAAGTTGTACCTATTGTTAAATTACAATGCAACAACCAGCAAAGATATGTGTTTGAAGAAAATTTTGATCCTTTATCCAAAAATAATAGTTACGGGATAAATTAAAATCATACAAAGGTACATCTTCTCAGGGAGAGATGAGTAGCAATTTAACCTAACAAAAAGGAGATAAGAAGAATGAATGAAAAGAAAGATAGATATGTTAGAACTTGTATTTTGCTGCATGTTAATATCCAAACTTTCATCAAAGCAGTAAAGCACTCCTTTGGGCTTTGGACTCTGCAAGTTGTTTTGGATTGCGTGTTGTATCCACTCCTTTGGGCTTTAGACTCGAGGATACCGAGTAAAAGAGATTTTTATATTCCTATACTATATATTAATCTATATTATCTTCCCCACTCAATTTTTAATATAATTATCTTttatatacctaattaccatttaTTTTAAGAGATTTAATAGTATTAATTAGTCTTCTAATTTAATTCTACCATATATTCCCACTCCCCCACGtttctctttccaaatcccaCCCCCCTCACCCACGTATCAAACCACACCC
This sequence is a window from Nicotiana sylvestris chromosome 3, ASM39365v2, whole genome shotgun sequence. Protein-coding genes within it:
- the LOC104236142 gene encoding purple acid phosphatase 17-like — translated: MASFYKKSKVLFLLVVISFLISCSNATGLKKFEHPTKGNGNLRFLVIGDWGRKGDYNQSAVALQMGRIGEELDIDFVVSTGDNFYDNGLTGEDDPNFLESFTNVYTAKSLQKQWYSVLGNHDYRGDAVAQLSPYLRKIDSRWICLRSFLINAEIAEIFLVDTTPFVKEYFVETEHTYDWRNVMPQKTYTENVLKDLENALSESTAKWKIVVGHHAIRSVGHHGDTNELVDRLLPILRAYDVDLYMNGHDHCLEHISDSESPIQFLTSGAGSKAWRGDVKSLNREGVNFFYDGQGFMSVQITPTHVEMELYDVFGKVIHKWSRPKQLLHTAI